The Castor canadensis chromosome X, mCasCan1.hap1v2, whole genome shotgun sequence genome includes a region encoding these proteins:
- the Tmem187 gene encoding LOW QUALITY PROTEIN: transmembrane protein 187 (The sequence of the model RefSeq protein was modified relative to this genomic sequence to represent the inferred CDS: inserted 5 bases in 4 codons) — MAAAVGRGGGAYDVTAPPPAHGYASGLKRLKGPLHCLETGKPVQIRSRLQLGPSQVQTLPALRPPRPMRASTPPPWEPPSCHFPSPGRFCVKPESGQAFFRVVVASCLCVATIYTGIFEGVSVQVGYEHYAEARVASLPAFLATPFNSLINLAYMLLGTYRLRRNASVPGRPAELQRAPYLKHVFASMALVYGPVQWLQIWTQTRSTAMLDQWLTLPIFAWPXAWCLSLDRGWPPWLLLCIECLSLSSFGLALLHLQGSEVALGAYIVAAIGXALHIHRRYGSTSSATXALGVLSCLGFVVLKLCDHALAQWRXFQRLTGHFWSKVCDVLQFNFAFLFLTNLNTHPRLHAKEKMH, encoded by the exons ATGGCGGCGGCGGTCGGGCGAGGGGGCGGGGCTTATGACGTCACCGCTCCCCCGCCCGCGCACGGCTACGCCTCTGGCCTCAAACGGCTTAAAGGACCCCTCCACTGCCTTGAGACTGGGAAGCCGGTGCAGATACGCAGTCGGCTGCAGCTGGGCCCGAGTCAGGTGCAGACGCTCCCCGCCCTACGGCCCCCCCGCCCCATGCGCGCCTCCACGCCTCCGCCCTGGGAGCCGCCATCTTGCCACTTCCCCTCGCCCGGCC GGTTCTGTGTGAAACCTGAGTCGGGACAGGCCTTCTTCCGTGTGGTAGTGGCCAGCTGCCTGTGTGTGGCCACCATCTACACAGGCATTTTTGAGGGCGTCTCCGTTCAAGTGGGTTATGAACACTATGCCGAAGCCCGGGTAGCTAGCCTGCCCGCTTTCCTCGCCACGCCGTTCAACTCACTCATTAACCTGGCCTACATGCTCCTGGGGACATACCGGCTGCGGAGAAATGCCAGCGTCCCAGGACGCCCCGCAGAGCTGCAGAGGGCTCCATACCTGAAGCATGTCTTTGCCAGCATGGCCCTGGTCTACGGTCCTGTTCAGTGGCTGCAGATCTGGACACAGACACGCTCCACTGCCATGCTTGACCAGTGGCTCACTTTACCCATCTTTGCCTGGC GTGCCTGGTGCCTCTCCTTAGACAGGGGCTGGCCACCCTGGTTGTTGCTCTGCATCGAGTGTCTGTCTCTGTCCAGTTTTGGCCTTGCCCTGCTGCACCTACAGGGGTCTGAGGTGGCACTGGGTGCTTATATTGTGGCGGCCATTG GAGCCCTGCACATCCACAGGCGGTACGGCAGCACCTCCTCAGCCAC TGCCTTGGGTGTGCTCTCCTGCCTGGGCTTTGTGGTTCTCAAACTGTGTGACCACGCGCTCGCACAGTGGC CTTTCCAGCGCCTCACAGGCCACTTCTGGTCCAAGGTCTGTGATGTGCTCCAGTTCaactttgcatttctgtttctgacAAATTTAAACACTCACCCAAGACTCCATGCCAAGGAGAAGATGCACTAA